In Corynebacterium matruchotii, a single genomic region encodes these proteins:
- a CDS encoding MFS transporter produces MSNNMPLRILLPLTIVTFAVGTDTFVIAGLLPAISQELHVSPTSAGQLVTAFSITFALAAPILGAITGGLRRDTALKLGLIGFIIGNAATALAPTFGLALAARILTALGASLLTPSASTITVALAPADKRGRALAIVMGGLMSATALGVSLGLIIGQTNWRHTMWALTVLGVASLIAVFRWIPPVTLPAIPLRNRLQPLKDLRVLGIVATTILVVGSNMQIYVYTGLITGATGTMLIIGLTTFGVCTIIGNFAAGKLTDAYTPQLAVLVSIIGLALSQTTFNLGVHLGIMLIVLACNGFFGGMLTVPQQARIVAENPANAPLLIALLSSAVYTGFALAGAVGKIVVDAVGAGTIPWTSALMLLIPLLLTFTIKTPAAPAATEEQVD; encoded by the coding sequence ATGTCAAACAATATGCCGTTGCGGATCCTTCTCCCGCTCACCATCGTGACCTTCGCCGTCGGCACCGACACATTCGTGATTGCCGGCCTCCTCCCGGCAATCTCCCAAGAACTCCACGTTTCCCCCACCAGCGCTGGGCAACTTGTCACCGCCTTCAGCATCACCTTTGCCCTGGCCGCCCCCATACTGGGTGCCATCACCGGTGGCCTCCGGCGCGACACCGCCCTCAAACTCGGGCTCATCGGATTCATCATCGGCAATGCCGCCACCGCACTCGCCCCCACCTTCGGCCTTGCCCTGGCCGCCCGCATACTCACCGCCCTCGGCGCCAGCCTACTCACCCCCTCCGCCTCTACCATCACCGTCGCCCTCGCCCCCGCCGACAAACGCGGCCGCGCCCTCGCCATCGTCATGGGCGGGCTCATGTCCGCAACCGCCCTCGGCGTTTCCCTCGGCCTCATCATCGGGCAAACCAACTGGCGCCACACCATGTGGGCACTCACCGTACTTGGCGTCGCATCCCTCATCGCGGTCTTCCGGTGGATTCCCCCAGTCACCCTGCCGGCCATCCCCCTCCGCAACCGGCTCCAACCCCTCAAAGATCTGCGGGTTCTCGGCATCGTCGCCACCACAATCCTCGTCGTGGGCAGCAATATGCAAATCTACGTGTACACCGGGCTCATCACCGGCGCCACCGGAACCATGCTCATCATCGGCTTGACGACGTTCGGCGTCTGCACCATCATCGGTAACTTCGCCGCCGGCAAACTCACCGACGCCTACACCCCGCAACTCGCGGTTCTTGTCAGCATCATTGGCCTGGCCCTGAGCCAAACCACCTTCAACCTGGGCGTCCACCTCGGTATCATGCTGATCGTTCTTGCCTGCAACGGCTTCTTCGGTGGCATGCTCACCGTGCCGCAACAAGCCCGAATCGTCGCCGAAAACCCAGCCAACGCGCCCCTGCTCATCGCACTGCTGTCCTCCGCGGTCTATACGGGCTTCGCCCTGGCTGGTGCTGTGGGAAAAATCGTCGTCGACGCCGTGGGGGCGGGCACCATCCCCTGGACCTCAGCCCTCATGCTGCTCATCCCGCTCCTGCTTACCTTCACCATCAAAACCCCGGCGGCGCCGGCAGCAACAGAGGAGCAGGTGGACTGA